In Dioscorea cayenensis subsp. rotundata cultivar TDr96_F1 chromosome 11, TDr96_F1_v2_PseudoChromosome.rev07_lg8_w22 25.fasta, whole genome shotgun sequence, a single genomic region encodes these proteins:
- the LOC120272486 gene encoding F-box protein SKIP31 isoform X1, producing MADTDDEDEVLAHFLESEILSDAPLSQDDGEKEAVESIESRRPLKKPRVEETEGRSSKAPPSPIESGIFGKIPPELYHHILKFLSSEDLIACSRVCRFMNFVASDECLWRRLYCMRWGLSGRAGKLRSCAWKKLYIQRDQEDMIEFVRNTPSEFREYYIHMQAAKRSQAPLPSQVNDDLVILDKTVGDQVSIWKSTRGFSDEAVVDHLCSGNTCSYSQIGDVFLCDKTGRMHVCDDTCREIVLDQASGLLVCTISGHCFDRWLSPEEESSTSDGEQQQAGVTDEAEPFLGSGRFARAYLLGYNCADEKELKRALRFC from the exons ATGGCGGACACTGATGATGAAGACGAGGTCCTCGCTCATTTCCTCGAATCCGAGATCCTCTCCGATGCCCCGCTGTCACAG GACGATGGAGAGAAGGAGGCTGTGGAGTCGATTGAATCAAGGCGGCCGTTGAAGAAGCCCCGGGTTGAGGAGACAGAGGGGCGCAGTAGCAAGGCGCCTCCGAGCCCGATCGAGAGCGGCATCTTCGGCAAGATACCTCCTGAGCTTTACCATCACATCCTTAAATTCCTCTCATCCGAG GATTTGATTGCTTGCTCTCGTGTTTGCCGATTCATGAATTTTGTGGCGTCCGATGAATGCCTCTGGCGACGTTT GTATTGCATGAGGTGGGGGCTTTCTGGTCGGGCTGGAAAGTTGCGATCTTGTGCTTGGAAGAAGCTCTATATTCAG CGTGATCAAGAGGACATGATTGAATTCGTTAGAAATACCCCATCTGAATTCAGGGAATACTACATACACATGCAGGCAGCAAAAAGAAGCCAAGCACCTCTTCCTTCTCAG GTCAATGATGATCTGGTAATCCTTGACAAGACAGTAGGTGATCAAGTTTCGATATGGAAGAGCACCAGAGGTTTTTCTGATGAGGCAGTTGTAGACCATCTTTGCTCGGGAAATACATGTTCTTATTCTCAAATTGGAGATGTTTTCCTCTGTGACAAGACTGGGCGTATGCATG TTTGTGATGATACTTGCCGAGAAATTGTTTTGGATCAAGCAAGTGGACTTCTGGTCTGTACAATATCTGGTCACTGTTTTGATAGATGGCTCTCTCCAGAAGAGGAGTCATCAACCTCAGATGGG GAGCAACAACAAGCTGGTGTGACAGATGAAGCGGAGCCTTTCCTAGGATCAGGACGATTCG CACGAGCTTATTTACTTGGTTACAACTGTGCCGATGAGAAGGAGCTGAAGAGAGCCCTGAGGTTCTGTTGA
- the LOC120272486 gene encoding F-box protein SKIP31 isoform X2 produces MADTDDEDEVLAHFLESEILSDAPLSQDDGEKEAVESIESRRPLKKPRVEETEGRSSKAPPSPIESGIFGKIPPELYHHILKFLSSEDLIACSRVCRFMNFVASDECLWRRLYCMRWGLSGRAGKLRSCAWKKLYIQRDQEDMIEFVRNTPSEFREYYIHMQAAKRSQAPLPSQVNDDLVILDKTVGDQVSIWKSTRGFSDEAVVDHLCSGNTCSYSQIGDVFLCDKTGRMHVCDDTCREIVLDQASGLLVCTISGHCFDRWLSPEEESSTSDGLYVTGATTSWCDR; encoded by the exons ATGGCGGACACTGATGATGAAGACGAGGTCCTCGCTCATTTCCTCGAATCCGAGATCCTCTCCGATGCCCCGCTGTCACAG GACGATGGAGAGAAGGAGGCTGTGGAGTCGATTGAATCAAGGCGGCCGTTGAAGAAGCCCCGGGTTGAGGAGACAGAGGGGCGCAGTAGCAAGGCGCCTCCGAGCCCGATCGAGAGCGGCATCTTCGGCAAGATACCTCCTGAGCTTTACCATCACATCCTTAAATTCCTCTCATCCGAG GATTTGATTGCTTGCTCTCGTGTTTGCCGATTCATGAATTTTGTGGCGTCCGATGAATGCCTCTGGCGACGTTT GTATTGCATGAGGTGGGGGCTTTCTGGTCGGGCTGGAAAGTTGCGATCTTGTGCTTGGAAGAAGCTCTATATTCAG CGTGATCAAGAGGACATGATTGAATTCGTTAGAAATACCCCATCTGAATTCAGGGAATACTACATACACATGCAGGCAGCAAAAAGAAGCCAAGCACCTCTTCCTTCTCAG GTCAATGATGATCTGGTAATCCTTGACAAGACAGTAGGTGATCAAGTTTCGATATGGAAGAGCACCAGAGGTTTTTCTGATGAGGCAGTTGTAGACCATCTTTGCTCGGGAAATACATGTTCTTATTCTCAAATTGGAGATGTTTTCCTCTGTGACAAGACTGGGCGTATGCATG TTTGTGATGATACTTGCCGAGAAATTGTTTTGGATCAAGCAAGTGGACTTCTGGTCTGTACAATATCTGGTCACTGTTTTGATAGATGGCTCTCTCCAGAAGAGGAGTCATCAACCTCAGATGGG CTTTATGTTACAGGAGCAACAACAAGCTGGTGTGACAGATGA